From Phragmites australis chromosome 5, lpPhrAust1.1, whole genome shotgun sequence, a single genomic window includes:
- the LOC133917795 gene encoding early nodulin-like protein 17 — protein sequence MAAAKSLRLFALAIAVLAAVAFPASATRRQGKRYRVGGPDGWRVPPPEDKEMYYVNWASPITFYVEDSIEFVYRNDTVMKVDKVGYYHCNETGAGAASRDGSMLFLLDAPGYAYFASADLDHCKMGERLMINVLAVDQPPAPSPSWSPPSPLQQAPAPAPSSWMMSPSSARATDPSVASPSAHAMTAIMLVPVTLALVALI from the exons ATGGCTGCAGCGAAGTCTCTCCGCCTCTTCGCGCTCGCCATCgccgtcctcgccgccgtcgcctttCCGGCGTCAGCAACCCGCCGGCAGGGGAAGCGGTACAGGGTCGGCGGCCCCGACGGGTGGcgcgtgccgccgccggaggacaaGGAGATGTACTACGTCAACTGGGCGTCGCCGATCACCTTCTACGTCGAGGACTCCATCG AGTTCGTGTACAGGAACGACACGGTGATGAAGGTGGACAAGGTGGGCTACTACCACTGCAACGagaccggcgccggcgccgcgtcGCGCGACGGCAGCATGCTCTTCCTCCTCGACGCGCCGGGGTACGCCTACTTCGCCAGCGCCGACCTTGACCACTGCAAGATGGGGGAGAGGCTCATGATCAACGTCCTCGCCGTGGATCAGCCGCCCGCGCCGTCCCCGTCGTGGTCGCCGCCGTCACCGCTGCAacaggcgccggcgccggcgccatcATCGTGGATGATGTCGCCGTCGTCCGCGCGGGCAACCGACCCGTCCGTGGCGTCGCCGTCCGCTCATGCCATGACTGCCATCATGCTCGTGCCTGTCACATTGGCGCTGGTTGCATTGATTTGA